A window of bacterium genomic DNA:
GTTGTCTGCGGATAACAGTATCAGTATACGTATAAGTAAAATACCGTCAATATTGACATTTTAGTCTAGCTATTATATTAACTATTTTAGAAATTTAGCTTTCGCGATATTATGCTCCTCAAGTGTCTTTGAAAATACCGTTTCTCCCGTAGGTTTTGAAAGATAATACAGATATTCCGATTCCGTGGGATATATCGCAGCCGTAAGCGCCTTAAGACCCGCGTTTGCGATGGGCGCGGGTGGTAAACCGCGGTTAAGATACGTGTTATACGGAGATGCTATTTTAAGATCTTCAAGCAGAACTTCTCCGTTTTTTTTATTTGTCAGATACACGATAGTCGCATCAACCTGCAATGGAATGCCTAGCGTCATCCGCTTCCAGAGAATTCCGGACACCATTTTCATATCGTCCATATTACGGACCTCCTTTTCAATGAGAGAGGCCATGGTCACTATCGCATCCCCCACACATACGCTATCTTCAAGCAGCCGGCCCCGGTCCCTGCAGTCTCTTGCAAGGTCGTTATAAAGTCTCAAACGCCCAAGAAGCAACTCGGCATCCTTGCGCATCTGGGCAGTGAATTTTACTTTGAAATTCACAAGCATCACATCGCGTATTGTTGTTGCACTTACGTCTTTATTAAATCGATATGTATCAGGAAATAAGTATCCTTCCCAATCCCCCGAGACAAGACGAAATACTCCCAGCCGGAGAAGTTCATTTTTTACAAGAAGCGCATCCATATCGCGAACCGAGAACCCCTCCGGAAATGTTATGGCTATTTCATCAGGCACCACTTTGCCCTCCACAAACGCCGCCAGTATTTCCGGAATATTCATGTCGCGACGCAACGCATACTCCCCTGCCTGAAGCTTTTGCCACTCTTTTTTGTAATAGGCGTAATACACGAAAAACTCTTTTCTTCGGATAAGGCTTGCCTTTACGAGATTTGAGGCAATTTTTTCAAGACTTTCCCCTTTTGTAATGATAAAAGGTGTCTGATGTACGTCTTTGAGGCT
This region includes:
- the mltG gene encoding endolytic transglycosylase MltG: MNLLNGYNYTSPMPSSPQVSPEKNRRWLVWILVVLGFLGLFAIGGAGYGVWAVLTPLSLKDVHQTPFIITKGESLEKIASNLVKASLIRRKEFFVYYAYYKKEWQKLQAGEYALRRDMNIPEILAAFVEGKVVPDEIAITFPEGFSVRDMDALLVKNELLRLGVFRLVSGDWEGYLFPDTYRFNKDVSATTIRDVMLVNFKVKFTAQMRKDAELLLGRLRLYNDLARDCRDRGRLLEDSVCVGDAIVTMASLIEKEVRNMDDMKMVSGILWKRMTLGIPLQVDATIVYLTNKKNGEVLLEDLKIASPYNTYLNRGLPPAPIANAGLKALTAAIYPTESEYLYYLSKPTGETVFSKTLEEHNIAKAKFLK